In Nicotiana tabacum cultivar K326 chromosome 21, ASM71507v2, whole genome shotgun sequence, one DNA window encodes the following:
- the LOC107804836 gene encoding thymidine kinase yields the protein MSYSTSSFKNPVSVPTGTDQRGHNHVNSGEIHVIFGPMFAGKTTALLRRINSEAKMGRNVVMIKSNKDTRYAVDAVVTHDGTKLPCWSLPDLSSFKQRFGSDAYEKVDVIGIDEAQFFDDLYDFCYKATDIDGKTVVVAGLDGDYLRRKFGSVLDIIPLADTVTKLTARCEICGKRAIFTLRKTEEMQKELIGGAAMYMPVCRQHYVNGKSVVESAKKVIESHQVQELIPEKPLVT from the exons ATGTCTTATTCAACTTCATCGTTTAAAAATCCAGTTTCTGTACCCACTGGAACAGATCAAAGAGGCCATAATCATGTTAATTCAGGCGAAATCCATGTAATTTTTGGCCCAATGTTTGCTGGTAAAACCACTGCCCTTCTTCGCCGAATCAATTCTGAAGCCAAAATGGGCag AAATGTGGTAATGATCAAGTCAAACAAAGATACAAGGTATGCAGTAGATGCAGTGGTGACTCACGACGGGACAAAACTCCCATGTTGGTCATTGCCTGATCTCTCATCTTTCAAACAAAGATTTGGATCAGATGCCTATGAAAAG GTGGATGTGATTGGCATTGATGAAGCTCAGTTTTTTGATGACCTTTATGATTTCTGCTACAAAGCTACTGATATCGATGGGAAGACTGTAGTTGTTGCTGGCCTAGATGGTGACTACTTAAG GAGGAAGTTTGGCTCAGTACTTGATATTATTCCACTAGCAGATACCGTTACAAAGTTGACAGCAAGATGCGAAATATGTGGCAAACGAGCAATTTTTACCTTAAGAAAAACTGAAGAGATGCAGAAGGAGCTTATAGGTGGTGCTGCTATGTACATGCCTGTCTGTCGACAACACTATGTCAATGGCAAATCCGTCGTGGAATCTGCGAAAAAGGTCATTGAATCTCATCAAGTGCAGGAACTGATTCCAGAGAAACCTTTAGTTACTTAG
- the LOC107804838 gene encoding heterogeneous nuclear ribonucleoprotein 1 — translation MQSELGKLFVGGISWDTDEERLKEYFITYGEVIEAVIMKDRTTGRARGFGFVVFADPAVAERVVKEKHNIDGRMVEAKKAVPRDDQSTTSKSSNSIHGSPSPGPGRSRKIFVGGLASTVTEIDFKKYFEQFGTITDAVVMYDHNTQRPRGFGFITYDSEDAVDRLLLKTFHELNDKMVEVKRAVPKELSPGPSQSPLDRYGYGLNRMNNFLDSRFSPIAGSRSAFAPFASGYGIGLNFEPSLNPGYGESANINSSLSYGRGLNPYYSSNRFGGGAVFDGVNGGNTLSLNSATRNLWGDGGLRNATNSPSSRNFIVSGSGNIVGGNFNKSGVWGSSSISSQGGGNVIIKSGNLGYGNGDNMYGLPGGYGGNVRKIGAPLTSYAASSGSYGVGDLADFYGSGLGYDDRTWRSKQDATGSLGYGLGNGRSDMSTQSSADYLGTYGVSKRQPNRGIGD, via the exons ATGCAATCTGAGTTAGGCAAGTTATTTGTTGGTGGAATTTCATGGGACACAGACGAAGAGCGTTTAAAGGAGTATTTTATTACTTATGGGGAGGTTATAGAAGCTGTAATTATGAAGGATAGGACTACTGGCCGTGCTCGTGGTTTTGGTTTTGTGGTCTTTGCTGATCCTGCTGTTGCTGAGAGGGTAGTTAAGGAGAAACACAACATTGACGGCAGGATG gttgaagcaaagaaggcggtTCCAAGGGATGACCAGAGCACAACAAGTAAAAGCAGTAATAGTATTCATGGTTCTCCTAGTCCTGGTCCGGGACGTTCAAGAAAGATTTTTGTTGGAGGTTTAGCATCCACTGTTACTGAGATCGACTTTAAGAAGTATTTTGAGCAATTTGGAACAATCACAGATGCAGTAGTTATGTATGATCATAACACTCAAAGACCTAGAGGCTTTGGATTCATTACTTATGATTCAGAGGATGCAGTAGATAGACTCTTGCTCAAGACTTTCCACGAGCTGAATGATAAAATGGTTGAGGTCAAGCGTGCTGTCCCTAAAGAGTTATCCCCAGGTCCTAGCCAAAGCCCGCTTGATCGGTACGGTTATGGATTAAATCGGATGAATAACTTCCTTGATAGTAGATTTAGTCCGATTGCTGGAAGTAGGAGCGCCTTTGCGCCATTTGCTTCTGGTTATGGTATCGGTCTTAACTTTGAACCAAGCCTGAACCCGGGATACGGGGAAAGTGCAAACATTAACAGTAGTTTAAGCTATGGACGGGGACTGAATCCATATTATAGCTCAAACAGATTTGGTGGTGGTGCTGTGTTTGATGGAGTTAATGGAGGAAACACTTTGTCCTTAAACTCAGCAACTCGCAATTTATGGGGCGATGGAGGACTGCGTAATGCAACAAACTCCCCGAGCTCTAGAAATTTTATAGTATCTGGAAGCGGGAACATTGTAGGAGGAAACTTTAACAAAAGTGGAGTTTGGGGTTCatcttcaatttcctctcaagGTGGAGGAAATGTTATTATCAAAAGCGGAAATCTTGGTTATGGGAATGGTGATAACATGTATGGGTTGCCAGGAGGCTATGGCGGAAATGTCAGAAAAATTGGGGCCCCTTTAACATCATATGCTGCATCTAGTGGTAGTTATGGTGTGGGGGATTTAGCTGATTTCTATGGTAGTGGTTTGGGATATGATGATCGCACTTGGCGTTCTAAGCAGGATGCAACTGGTTCTCTTGGCTATGGACTAGGCAACGGACGCTCTGACATGTCAACTCAAAGTTCTGCAGATTATTTAGGTACTTATGGAGTTAGCAAAAGACAACCAAACAGAG GAATTGGTGACTAG